CCAACTAATGCTTTCGGTGGTCTCGCGGGCGGCCGCTTTCAGTTCGGGGTTCTTCCATTGGGTGAGGGCGCGCTGGCAGGCTTCCAGGAAGGATTCTTCGTCGTGAAAGGGGGCGAGGTACCCGTTGGCCCCATGATCGATGTAGATGCTGGGGGCGGCGTAGTCAAAGCTGATGGTGAGAAGCCCGCTCGCCATGGCTTCCAGCACGACGTTTCCAAAGGTTTCTGTGAAGCTCGGGAAGACGAACAGGTCGGCGCTGGCGTAGTGGCGGGCGAGGTCTTCTTTGATCCGCACGCCGGCGAAAATGAACTCGGGGTAGTTTTTTTCCAGCTCGCCCAGTTTCGGGCCATCGCCCACCAGGACGCAGCGGGTCTTGGGATTGCTTTTTCGCAGGGCGAGAAAGCTTTTCACGAGCAGGGGGAGATTTTTTTCGGCGGCGATGCGGCCGACGTAGATGGCCACCGGCGAGTCCTCTTCGGCCCCCCAGAGCTTCCGCAGGTCGGGGTCGCGGTGGGCCGGGCTAAAACGCTCGGTGTCGACTCCTCGCCCCAGCACTTTCACGTTGTCATAGCCGGCCTGCTGGAGCTTGGCGGCCACGTCGGGAGAGGGGGCGAAGGTGGCCGCCGTCTGATTGTGGATGAAGCGAAGGTAGGAGTCCGCGACTCCTTGGAGAATGGGGAGATCATATTCCGCCATGTAGGTGTGGAAATTGGTGTGGAAGCCAGAGGCGATAGGGATCTTGAGGAGGTTGGCTGCCCACATGGCGCTTAGCCCGAGGGGGCTTTCGGTGGCGATGTAGATGATGTCCGGCCGCTCTTTCGACCACATGGAGCGCAGCTGCACCCCCCAGGGCAGCCCCACCCTCAAGCCCTTGTAGCCAAAAAGGGGGACCGAGGGCACTTCGATTTCAGGGGTCTCATCGGCCTCGGGATGGTCCTCTGACTGCGCTTCTCCCAGAATCTTGGGACGGACCACGCGGACGCTGTGGCCAAGGTTTTGCATGGCTTTGCGCAGGCGACGCAGCGTCATGGCGACGCCGTTCACGTCGGGCGGGTAGGTGTCGGTGACAATCGAGAGATACAAGGGTGCCGAAGGGTGGGGTGGGACCCCGGAGCCTAAGCAAAGCGGCCAGCGGGATGCAAGAGTTTGAGGCACCGGAATTCCGGCTTGCGTCTTTTCTGAAAAACGATAAACTCCCAACTCCCCAGACGTCCCGATTTTCTTCTTTTTCTTACTCCACTCGATGAAAACCGATATTCATCCCGAATACCATCAGACGACCCTCAGCTGCACCTGTGGGAAGGTCTTTCACACCCGCTCGACCGTGGAGAACATCCGCATCTCGATTTGTGCGGATTGCCATCCTTTCTTCACGGGCGAACAAAAGCTGGTCGACACCGCGGGGCGGGTCGAAAAATACCAGCAGCGCTACGGCGCTTCCAAGGCGCGGCGTTCTCGGCCGAAGCTTTCTTCTTAGGGGGGCGATTTTTGCTTTTTCAAAGCGGCCTTCTGCGACCTTTGGTTGCGGAGGGCCGTTTTTTCTTGTTGGGGTCTTGCGCTCTCTCATGGACTTCGCACCGCTGGTCGAAAAACGCCGGGAACACTTCGCGTCTCTCGAAGAACGCCTGGCTGCGCCGGGCTTCTACGATGATCCCCAAGTGGCGAGCGAGGTGATGCGAGAGCATGCCAGGGGGAAAAGGCTCTTGGAGCAGTGGGCCGATTTCGAGGACGTCCGGCGTCAGTTGGAGGAGAATCGGGAGCTGGCTCGGGGCGAGGAAGAGGAACTCGCGGCCATGGCGGAGGAAGAAATTCCTTTTTTAGAGAAGCGTTTCGCGCAGTTGGAGATGGAGGTGCAGTATGCGCTCTTGCCTCGGGACCCGGCCGAGGATCGCGATGCCATTGTCGAGATTCGAGCAGGGGCGGGGGGAGATGAGGCCTCTCTCTTCGCTGGAGAGCTGCACCGGATGTATGCGCGCTACGGGGAAAACCGGGGTTGGAAAGTGGAGCTTCTGGAGAAGAGCCCTTCGGAAGTAGGGGGGTTCAAGGAGGTGGTCTTTCGGGTCGCGGGAGAGGATGTCTTTCGTTTCCTCAAGTATGAGAGTGGGGTCCACCGCGTGCAGCGCGTTCCCGCCACGGAGACTCAAGGGCGGATTCACACTTCCACGGCTTCGGTGGCGGTCCTGCCCGAGGCTGAGGAGGTGGACGTCGAGATCAAGCCGGACGATCTCCGGATTGAGGTCTGTCGCGCGGGCGGCGCCGGCGGGCAGCACGTCAACCGAACCGAGTCAGCGGTCCAGGTCTTCCACGAGCCCTCGGGCATCATGGTGCGTTGCGAGCAGGAGCGAAGTCAGATCCAGAATCGGGAGCGGGCGCTCAAAATTCTGCGGGCCAAGCTCTTCGAAGCGAAGCAGCGGGAGGAGGCCGAGAAGTATTCCGCCCATCGCAAGGCGCTCATTGGTTCGGGGGATCGTTCGGAGAAGGTGCGGACCTACAATTTTCCGCAAGGCAGGGTGACCGACCATCGGATTGGGAAGACGGTGCACCATATTGAGGCCTTTGTGGGGGGAGAGATCGATGATCTGATCCAAGCTCTCCAAGCCGAGGACATGCAGGCCCGCATGGAGGAGGCGGCCGCGACCTTCGTCGCATGAAGAGCGTCCTCGAGACCGTGCAAGCGGGGACGGCCTACCTAGAAAAGCGAGGCGTGCCCGAGGCTCGGCGGAATATGGAGTTTCTCGTGGCGGAGGTCCTGTCTTGTTCACGGCTCGATCTCTATCTGGAGTTTGATCGCCCCCTGGAGGAAAAAGAGTTGGCTCCTCTGCGAGAGTTGTTGAAGCGACGGGGCGAACGCGAGCCCCTGCAACACATCCTCGGCTCGGTCCCTTTCTGCGGGCTCGACTTTCGCTGCGATGAGCGCGGGCTGATTCCGCGACCGGAGACTGAGCTGCTGGCGGAGGAGTGTCTCCGACTGGAGCTGCCGGAGAGGGCTCGCCTCCTGGACGTGGGGACGGGTTCGGGGGTCATTGGTCTCACCCTGGCTGAGCGGCTCCCCGAGTCCGAGGTGGTCTTGGTGGATCTGTCGCGAGAGGCGCTGGCCCTGGCTCGGGAGAATGCGCAAGCGCTCGGTCTCCGGGTCGATTTGCGCGAGTCGGATCTTTTTTCCGCGGTCGAAGGGACCTTTGATTTGGTGGTGGCCAATCTTCCCTATATCGAGAGTGGGGACTTGGAGAGCTTGCAGCCCGAGGTGCAGCGGGATCCGGTGGCAGCCCTGGATGGGGGCGCCGATGGCTTGGCTCTTTATCGGCGGTTTGCGAGAGACTGCACTTCCTATCTTGCCAAGAATGGATTTGTGGCGTTGGAAGTGGGCGCCCGTCAGGGCGAGGCCGTGGCCGCGCTGCTGCGGGAAAATGGACTGAGACACGTCGAGGTGAAGGACGACCTCGCAGGGATCGACCGAATGGTCTTCGCCCGGAAATCGTCCCCGGAACATGGATAAGCTCATCGTCGAAGGCGGCTCGCAATTGGAAGGGGCCATCAATATCAGTGGCTCGAAAAACTCGTCGCTCCCCATCTTGGCGGCGACCCTTCTCTGCCCCGAGGCGAGCGTGGTCCAGCGGGTGCCCGATGTCAGCGATACCAATTACATGGTCCAGATTTTGAGCCACCTCGGAGCCAAGGTCGAGCGCTCCAGTGGCACGGTCCGGATTGAGCCGGCCGATCTTTCGACCAGCGCTCCTTATGAAATCGTCCGGAAAATGCGGGCCTCCATCTGCGTCATGGGCCCGCTTTTGGCGCGGATGGGGGAGGTAAGCGTGTCGCTCCCAGGGGGCTGTGTCATTGGCGATCGACCGATCGATCTCCACCTGCGAGGACTGGAAGCGCTCGGAGCCACGGTCCAGGTGGAAGGGGGAGACATTTTTTTGGAAGCCAAGGAGGGCCTTCGCGGGGCCGAGGTGGATTTGCGGGGCAAGCATGGCCCGACTGTCTTGGGAACCGACAATGTCATGATGGCTGCGGTCTTGGCGGAAGGCACGACGGTCATTGAAAGCGCCGCCACCGAGCCCGAGGTGGTGGATCTGGCAGAATTTCTCATCAAAATGGGAGCGCGCATCGAGGGGGCGGGCACCCGGCGGATCACCGTCGAGGGCGTGAAGGGCCTCCAGGGCGTGCGCCATACCGTCATTCCCGATCGGATCGAGGCGGGCACCTTTTTGGTGGCGGGTGCGATCGGTGGCGGGAAGGTCACGCTCAAGCGAACCCGCTCGGACCATCTCTCCGCTGTGGTGGAAACGCTCGCCAGTTGTGGCTTCAAGATCTCTTCGCTCAACGGCAGCATGACGATCGAGCCTGGCGACGAGCCGCTCGGCTGCGACATCGAGACGGCCTCCTACCCGGGTTTCCCGACCGATATGCAGGCGCAAATGTGCGCTCTTTTCGCGACGGCCCGAGGCTTGAGCGCCGTGACGGAAACCATCTTCCCCCAGCGCTTCATGCACGTCTCCGAGCTGAAGCGGATGGGGGCAAACATCGAACTGGAAGGGGCCACCGCTCTCATTCGCGGAGTGGATCAACTGGACGCGGCCCCCGTCATGGCCAGTGACCTACGCGCCTCCGCTGCCTTGGTGCTGGCGGCTCTCCGGGCCAAGGGAAAAACGGAGATCAACCGGCTTTATCACATTGATCGGGGCTACGAGCACATCGATGAGAAGCTGGAGATGCTCGGGGCCAAAGTTTGGCGGGAGCGGGCCTGATTCAGCAGACGGATCGGCGGCGGGTGACCCAATTCTAGCGTTGGCTTATTCGAAAGAGCAATTTGTTTTGACTTTGCTAGAAAAATTCCGTTTTCTTTTTGGATAAATCCTATGAGGGCATTCCCTTTCAGATGGCGGCAGGTGGTGAAGCTGGTCGGTCTTCTCGCTTTCTTCGCGCTGGGGACCGGTTCTTTTTCCTGGGCGCAGGACGGGTTCCGGGTCTTCACGGGGGCGTCGGGCGACACGATTGAGGCCAAGTTGATGGCTTTCGATGGCCAAGTGGTGCGCTTTGTGACTCTGGACGGCAAGATTCGCGATGGCGGCATCCAGTTTTTCTCTGCGAAAGATCAGGAACACATTCGGAGATGGGCTAGCGAGAATCAGGCCCCGGTCGATTACAATTTCGACATTGAAGTCTTGCCGAAGATGCAGGATCGCCGACGCGCTGATCGCGGGAGCGTCGAGGTCACGAGCGAGGACTGGATTTACCTCATCGAGATTCGCAATGCTTCGGGGGTCAATCTCGAAAACATCGAGGTCCAATATCAAATCTACAAGACCAACGGCAGGGTGGATGACCGGGGGCTGAGCAGGAAAGCCAACAACTCGCTCCTTTCCAGCGGCAAGCTCTTGGCTTTGCTTGGCAAGTTCGAGCTAAAAGAGTTGGAAATGAATCGGGAGGTGGAGCTGACGACCAACGCCATTACCGTGCTGGATAGTGACCTCAACGGGGGCTTTTACTACACCGATGGCTCGGACGACAAACGAGCCGATGAACTGATCGGGGTCTCTCTGCGCATTCTCCATAACGGGGTGTTCGTGTCGGAGTGGAGTCAGGATTCGAGCCGGATGAAGCGCTACAATCCCGCTTGGGTCGCACCGAAAGGGGGCTGAGCGGCGGGGGAGGGGCCTTCCGAGGGGGCCCCATTTGGGGTTTACAAAAACCCACGGCTCTCTAGTCTACCGGTCCCATGGACGTTCTTCTCGGAATCCTCATGTTTCTGCAAATCTTGGTGTCGCTCCTGATGGTCGGCATCATCATGATGCAGCGCCCTCGGCAAGAAGGCTTGGGCGCGGCTTTTGGTGATGCCGCTGCCAACCAAATGTTTGGAGCGCAAACCACGAACGTTCTCCAGAAAGGCACGGTCTACTTCGCCGTCTTTTTCTTTCTCAATTCCGCCGTCATGGCCACCATCCTGACCCACCGGGAAGACACCTCGGAAATCGATGACGTTCTTCGGAACGCCCCCGCGCCTGTGGTAGAGGAGTCGTCTGAGGAGGACTTTCCAGGACTGGAAGATCGCGGCGGCCTCTTGGACTTGCCCAGTCCTCCCGAACCGGTTCCGCCAACTCCCGAGTCGGCGCCCGTGGAGACTGAGACTCCGCCGACGACCGAGTGAAGAGCGCTCTGATGGCATCGCGGTAGATCCGCCGGTTCCGCAAGAAGGCGGCTGACTCTGGCGCTCCCATGGCACGTTCCCAGCCCCCTTTTCCGGTGCTTCTTTTGAAGGACCTTGGGAATCGTCTGGTCTGGCTTCTGGCGCGGCTGGCGGGGGCCTTGGCCTGGTGTTTTCCGATGCGACCGCTTTGTCTTCTGGGTCGCTGGGCCGGGCGTGGGATGGCTTGGCTGCTGCCGGGTTACCGCAAATTAGCTGAGAGGAATCTACGGATCGCTTTCCCGGAGAAGACCGAGGCGGAGAGGAGAAGTCTCCTGCGAGAACACTTTGCCACTCTCGGGGCCAACTTCTGTGGAGCATTCAAGGTGCTGGTGAGTTCGCCCAAGCGGGCGGCGCGCTACTTCCAAGTCGAAGGATTGGAAGGGGAGGTGGTGGATTGCCTGCGAAATGGCTCGGTTTGCATCACCAGTCATTTTGGCAACTGGGAGCTGCTCACCAAGATTCTTTTGTGGGAGCACAGCAGCCAGCTGACGCCTGCGGTCAAGCGAGCGGCCATGTACCAGAAGCTGGCCAATCCTCACGTCGACCGTTGGCTGCAGAAGCTACGGAGTTCGGGTGGCGTGACTCTGATCGAGAGGAAGAGTGGCTTTCACGGTGCGGTCACCTACGTGCGGGGAAAAGGGAACCTCACGATCCTGGCAGACCAGCACGCGGGCGACGCCGGCCTTTGGACGCCTTTGTTTGGAAGGCTGGCTTCGACCACCAATCTTCCAGCCATCATTTCACAGCGGGCCGATGCCCCGATTTTCCTGGTGGGCGTGGCCACGACCGGTCTCGGGAGGTGGACCGCCCGCTTTCTGCCGGTGGCCCGTAGCTCCCAAGGGGTGGCCGAGCAAACGGCGCAGATCAATCTGGCAATTGAGAAGCTGGTGCGGGAATCCCCCGCCGATTGGTTCTGGGTGCACAATCGCTGGAAGACCCCCAAGCCCGCCTTTCTTCTGCGCCGAGTCAAGCGTGGGGTGCATTTGCCGGAAGGAATGAAGGAAGCGGCTTTGAAGCCTTTTCGCATGCTCGTCCGCTCGCCCAACTGGCTGGGAGACGCCTGCATGGCGGTGCCTGCGGTGCGAGCGATCAAGGCCGGTCGGCCCGATGCCCACGTGACGCTCCTCTGTCCGGAAAAGCTGGCGGACGTGTGGGAGTCGGTCTCCGAGGTGGACGGCGTCCTCCGTATCCCGGGCAAGAAGCCACCCGCTCGCGAAGTTGGTCGCTTGATCCGGGAGCACTCCTTTTTTGATGTGGGCATCCTTTTCCCAAACTCGCCGCGGACTGCCATGGAGATGTGGCATGGGCGCATCCCGCGTTTGTGTGGGGTCGAGGGAAAATGGCGAAAGTGGTTTCTCAATCAGCTCATCCCGATGCCCGAGCGCCAGGGCCCTCCGAAGCATCATGTGGAGCACTATCTCCAGATCGCCCACGTCTTGGGGGCCGACGTCAACCACCGGGAAGTCTTTGCCCCGGTCCACCCTCCCGAAGAAGCGGCCCGGCGACCTCTCCGGCTGGCAGTCTGTCCGGGAGCGGAATACGGGCCGGCCAAACGCTGGCCTCTCGAGAAGTTCGCCGAGACCATCACCACAGTAAGTGAGGTCTTTCCAAGCGCGCTTTGGGAGATCATCGGGACGGCGGGAGAACGGCACTTGGGGGAGGAACTGAGCAAGTTGGTGACGGGGGCCAATGTCATCAACTTGATGGGCCAAACCACGCTTTCTGAGTTGATGGTTCTCTTGTCCAAAGCCCGGCTTCTTCTGACCAATGACACGGGCAGCATGCATTTGGCCGCCTTGCAGGGCACGCCCACTTTAGCGGTCTTTGGCTCCACGGAACCGGCTTGGACGCGGCCCCTCGGCAAATTTCACACCGTCATTCGGGAACATGTCGAGTGCTCCCCTTGTTTCCTGAGGAAATGCCCGATCGACTTCCGATGCATGGAGCGAGTGGATACCGGGCAAGTGGCGGAGGCTCTCATAGATCGTCTGCGAAACGGCTAAGCGGCTAAGCAATTCTCCGGAATAAGGATCACCAGCGCGGACTCTCTTGGGCAAGTTTCCGGGTTGGTTGCCAACCCGGTCGGAGAAAAAAGTTTATGATTGCCACCATTCCACAGCAGGGTATGAGCTTGGGGAGCAGGATGGGCTTGACCACGTATGGCGAGCGCCGGGCTGCTTTCAGGAAGAACGTGGCGACTACAGTGGACGAATCATTCGAGACGACCGTGGGCGACTACTACGAGGATTTGTATCGCTTCGCTTTCAGTCTGGCCAAGAATCCCGCGGACGCTTCCGACCTCGTGCAGGAGACTTATCTCAAGTTTGCCAACAAGCGGAAACAGATTCGCGACATGTCCAAGGTCAAGTCCTGGCTTTTCACCACCCTCTACCGTCTCTACCTCGCGATTTACCGCAAGCAGACCAAGTTCCCCAAGGTGGAATTGGAGGACGCCGGGGCGGCCTTGCCCTCGACCCCGCCCCAGCAGGAGCTGAGTCTAGAGGGAGGGGTGGTCTTGGAGGCCTTGGAGAAGATCGACGAGAAATACCGCGCTCCTCTTAGCTTGTTCTTTCTCGATAGTTTGAGCTATCAAGAGATCAGCGATGTGTTGTCCATTCCCATCGGGACGGTCATGTCGAGGATTCACCGGGCCAAGGCCATGCTAAAGAAGTCCTTGCGCTTGGACCGGGCCGACTCGGGAGAAAGGGGGGAAGCGTGAAAGACGAAGTCGCCATCAGCTGCTGCCGGGGCAAGGACGAGGGGGTGCGGGAGATCGACAAACTACGAGAACGGGCTGGGAGCGATGCCGCTCTCCGGGCGCGGATCGAGCAGGAAGAGCGTTTTGATCAGGAAGTGCGGGCAGCTTGGCAGAGGGATTGCCTGGCGCCGCCTGCTTTGGCCCAACAGATTTTGGATC
This Verrucomicrobiota bacterium DNA region includes the following protein-coding sequences:
- the rpmE gene encoding 50S ribosomal protein L31; translated protein: MKTDIHPEYHQTTLSCTCGKVFHTRSTVENIRISICADCHPFFTGEQKLVDTAGRVEKYQQRYGASKARRSRPKLSS
- the prmC gene encoding peptide chain release factor N(5)-glutamine methyltransferase, with product MKSVLETVQAGTAYLEKRGVPEARRNMEFLVAEVLSCSRLDLYLEFDRPLEEKELAPLRELLKRRGEREPLQHILGSVPFCGLDFRCDERGLIPRPETELLAEECLRLELPERARLLDVGTGSGVIGLTLAERLPESEVVLVDLSREALALARENAQALGLRVDLRESDLFSAVEGTFDLVVANLPYIESGDLESLQPEVQRDPVAALDGGADGLALYRRFARDCTSYLAKNGFVALEVGARQGEAVAALLRENGLRHVEVKDDLAGIDRMVFARKSSPEHG
- a CDS encoding glycosyltransferase family 1 protein — translated: MYLSIVTDTYPPDVNGVAMTLRRLRKAMQNLGHSVRVVRPKILGEAQSEDHPEADETPEIEVPSVPLFGYKGLRVGLPWGVQLRSMWSKERPDIIYIATESPLGLSAMWAANLLKIPIASGFHTNFHTYMAEYDLPILQGVADSYLRFIHNQTAATFAPSPDVAAKLQQAGYDNVKVLGRGVDTERFSPAHRDPDLRKLWGAEEDSPVAIYVGRIAAEKNLPLLVKSFLALRKSNPKTRCVLVGDGPKLGELEKNYPEFIFAGVRIKEDLARHYASADLFVFPSFTETFGNVVLEAMASGLLTISFDYAAPSIYIDHGANGYLAPFHDEESFLEACQRALTQWKNPELKAAARETTESISWESIAQQFARQLQELIPASPEK
- the prfA gene encoding peptide chain release factor 1, with product MDFAPLVEKRREHFASLEERLAAPGFYDDPQVASEVMREHARGKRLLEQWADFEDVRRQLEENRELARGEEEELAAMAEEEIPFLEKRFAQLEMEVQYALLPRDPAEDRDAIVEIRAGAGGDEASLFAGELHRMYARYGENRGWKVELLEKSPSEVGGFKEVVFRVAGEDVFRFLKYESGVHRVQRVPATETQGRIHTSTASVAVLPEAEEVDVEIKPDDLRIEVCRAGGAGGQHVNRTESAVQVFHEPSGIMVRCEQERSQIQNRERALKILRAKLFEAKQREEAEKYSAHRKALIGSGDRSEKVRTYNFPQGRVTDHRIGKTVHHIEAFVGGEIDDLIQALQAEDMQARMEEAAATFVA
- the waaF gene encoding lipopolysaccharide heptosyltransferase II → MARSQPPFPVLLLKDLGNRLVWLLARLAGALAWCFPMRPLCLLGRWAGRGMAWLLPGYRKLAERNLRIAFPEKTEAERRSLLREHFATLGANFCGAFKVLVSSPKRAARYFQVEGLEGEVVDCLRNGSVCITSHFGNWELLTKILLWEHSSQLTPAVKRAAMYQKLANPHVDRWLQKLRSSGGVTLIERKSGFHGAVTYVRGKGNLTILADQHAGDAGLWTPLFGRLASTTNLPAIISQRADAPIFLVGVATTGLGRWTARFLPVARSSQGVAEQTAQINLAIEKLVRESPADWFWVHNRWKTPKPAFLLRRVKRGVHLPEGMKEAALKPFRMLVRSPNWLGDACMAVPAVRAIKAGRPDAHVTLLCPEKLADVWESVSEVDGVLRIPGKKPPAREVGRLIREHSFFDVGILFPNSPRTAMEMWHGRIPRLCGVEGKWRKWFLNQLIPMPERQGPPKHHVEHYLQIAHVLGADVNHREVFAPVHPPEEAARRPLRLAVCPGAEYGPAKRWPLEKFAETITTVSEVFPSALWEIIGTAGERHLGEELSKLVTGANVINLMGQTTLSELMVLLSKARLLLTNDTGSMHLAALQGTPTLAVFGSTEPAWTRPLGKFHTVIREHVECSPCFLRKCPIDFRCMERVDTGQVAEALIDRLRNG
- the secG gene encoding preprotein translocase subunit SecG; this encodes MDVLLGILMFLQILVSLLMVGIIMMQRPRQEGLGAAFGDAAANQMFGAQTTNVLQKGTVYFAVFFFLNSAVMATILTHREDTSEIDDVLRNAPAPVVEESSEEDFPGLEDRGGLLDLPSPPEPVPPTPESAPVETETPPTTE
- a CDS encoding RNA polymerase sigma factor, producing MGLTTYGERRAAFRKNVATTVDESFETTVGDYYEDLYRFAFSLAKNPADASDLVQETYLKFANKRKQIRDMSKVKSWLFTTLYRLYLAIYRKQTKFPKVELEDAGAALPSTPPQQELSLEGGVVLEALEKIDEKYRAPLSLFFLDSLSYQEISDVLSIPIGTVMSRIHRAKAMLKKSLRLDRADSGERGEA
- the murA gene encoding UDP-N-acetylglucosamine 1-carboxyvinyltransferase; amino-acid sequence: MDKLIVEGGSQLEGAINISGSKNSSLPILAATLLCPEASVVQRVPDVSDTNYMVQILSHLGAKVERSSGTVRIEPADLSTSAPYEIVRKMRASICVMGPLLARMGEVSVSLPGGCVIGDRPIDLHLRGLEALGATVQVEGGDIFLEAKEGLRGAEVDLRGKHGPTVLGTDNVMMAAVLAEGTTVIESAATEPEVVDLAEFLIKMGARIEGAGTRRITVEGVKGLQGVRHTVIPDRIEAGTFLVAGAIGGGKVTLKRTRSDHLSAVVETLASCGFKISSLNGSMTIEPGDEPLGCDIETASYPGFPTDMQAQMCALFATARGLSAVTETIFPQRFMHVSELKRMGANIELEGATALIRGVDQLDAAPVMASDLRASAALVLAALRAKGKTEINRLYHIDRGYEHIDEKLEMLGAKVWRERA